The stretch of DNA cccccgccgactgcagactgacttgtcgaccgatagttcggtcggcttcttaatcagtacggagaggtatgcacgtgcggtttttgcaccagtaggccgatccgaccaaactgttggctgaaaaaaaagtctatagtgtgcgggggctctaattaaagtgtacagcataatgcatagacgtaagtatgagcttccccatctcatattccaataagattaatgggtttccaagtgggcgcgctacatacggatacgaatgatttcaataacctgttttcgaagctatcattaagctattgaaacaatttttcgactcaatttcggctcgttagtcattcggtggtaaggcacacgaagtcagctcggataagcgcaccagtagcaggataggtggagaagccacatcgctatcgaccgggaactttgcgtgaaattcatcgctatcggaagtcgaccgaattgctgatccgcaagctacctttgcagcatttggttcgtggaattgctcaggacttcaaaaccgacttgcgcttccaaagttccgcggctatgacgctgcaggaggcttattcgaagataccaatttgtgtgctatccatgcaaaacgcgtcacatcatgcccaaggacatccagctggcccatcgtatccgaggagagcgtgctatattagcttagcatataatcaacgacccttttcagggctccaaatttgatggattagagtacagaaaagttttttacaggccgaactgaaaggagcatttagcgaaaatcgtggtttcgataataattcgttaccggtaggtgccatggatatggatttcttaatgaagaatatggaatacatgacatgatgtactgaatatatccccatatcgaagaaatcacttcggtgaaactgcattataaaattatttgtgtacgaatgccgcaatcgatagtcgactctaatttgcgctgggtaatttcctcggaggactcgattcctcctttgagcattaataatctctttctggcaaaacgatgtggtattaatcacattatttgaatgatagaatgaagaagttttctgccaatttccttcaacctccaaacgtatctttctcccgtttgtcgttttcgcgttcgctaatcctttctcacaacacccatttctagtttgagaaattgttgagtaaacattgtttgtcagtgcgcgtagagcgggaattcctaaagattcattgcacctctaataaattgccgaaagacgtggttgatcgcacttgattgaaaaaatcaaaaacgaaatctatttggtcgaagcattatatgagtagaaaacaaataatcgctcgaaaatgacttgattttcgcgatgtgaaacattttccgtttttcatgttatgcatccaatattggatacgaaaatttccactgatggggaaaaaaatattcagaagctttcctgttaattgcgattgattgaaaaataacaaaaccaaatgtatttggttgcagtgttatatggataaaaacattaaaataaactatttcgcatgaatgtatttttcaattcccaggggaactggcagattatttttcagcaacgagaattccgcgcgtgtatgtgtgtgtgtgtgtggtggctgctccgatgtttcaagcggaaccgtggaatcactctcctcctgatggattccctttcggccttaggtgcacaaacaggctcttggtgacaccgttcatcagcgctttcatgataaacgaaattagcttcacaacaacagcgactacatgctccaatcgctgttcaatcataactgagtgggtttacgagcggcgctcgcttatataccgatttttgatttcaatagcctgttttgaaagcaattttaagactattgaaacaagtttttggatgaaaaagtaacaagtatatgacgcgtagacattttatctttcaaatgaagtgtttatcataccatttcgttcagttgtttaagagctattaacgctcaaaatctcggtctccggcgtaacgctttcgttctcgaaactttggttttacaccccggtatagaaatgaaagacgtagtcctacgtcaaaacaactaTGCTTGAAATTGTTGAAGATATAGAACTAGTGCCTGAGTCGTCTTGTCATCCTTATTCTGTTAGACTTTTCAAAAGCGTTTGATACAGTGTCACATTAAATTTTATGCCAGAAGCTCAGATCTACTTTTGGGTTCTCCATCCATGcttcaaattaaattaaatcttaTTTGAACGGGCGAACACAGGCTGTTTTCATCGATGGAATTTTATCTCAATTTCTTCCAGTATCATCTGGggttccgcagggctctattCTAGGTCCAGATCTATTTTCGTTGTACATTAATACctgatataataaaaaaaaacataatcttTTCGCTGATAATGTACAGCTTTATTTTGATTGTTCCCTTAATTCAACTACTGATATCTCTCAAAAGGTTAATGAGGACTAGAGCAGGGTCCTCAATTGGTCTGCTATTAATATGCTTTCGTTGAACTTAGccaaaacaaatgcaattttCATCTCCAACGGATCGCTTCATAGTACCCCAAAACCGTCTTTATTGTTAGACGTTGCATTCAATCAAACCTTGGATGAGATAGATATGTGTCATCATAATGTGGAAAAGTTTACGCTGGTTTACGATCTCTCTATATGCCATCATCATTTTTACCAACTGATACCAAATTAAAACTTACGACCCAGATACTGTTCCAgtgtctgtcatacaaatgaaacacacatttctgcattactcgagaattaatcaagcaaatgaaaccaaattgggccaATCCTAAAACCTATCTATGACAAtccatgatggttagacactcctcctgctctctaagggtgggctgtcatacaaatgaaacacaaatttctgcataactcgaaaactaatcaagcaaatggagcccaatttggcatgtgaaagttttacggagcacgaaacgtttctatggtgaatacactcctcgtccctctctaagggaggctgccatacaaacgaaacatgaggaatgtttctataatggtatgacacccctccctcctctggaatggaaagAGGGTCacttaaaaatattacacatatttcaaccaaaaatattccaaccaaacatgagaattgaaaattttcagaaaattctgaaggaaatagggaaaattcggaaaattaaattcccatatgttctacaattacatagtgacaagtgctgttagtccatttgatgtttgcgctagcgaaattgatctttgttctaaactgggaatggattttagtgtgatgaaacgcactcctatatcttcttctatctataccaataaaaaagtatcgccgaatgcgTTGATGATGACATGGAAACTCTGCCGTGGAGACTTTTACATCACGCATTATTATCGATACTCTTTTGTTCTCTCatctctgaaaaaaatcaattatattCGTTCTTTTTACCTAATCGGTCGTTTTATTTCGCTGCGCTACACACTCCAATAGTTGATaggagcagaactcgagaaaggaattgtcggatttagggctgtcattatcatatatcatttttttctgtataaaacatttattccatgtaacggagaaacatgttatttgcaagtggttgaaaaatcttgaacgagaattgtgtttgaaaataatgtgatattataatgatgagttttgttagaaatactaggaattttataaaaaaaacgtaaattcaacgattagaagatcaattaatgaacagttctgcgattggacccatgaacatgctcatagtaagaaaacgtgaatgtttgaaggtattgataacaaaacacaaattttgggcgagacgtagtttgccaggtcagctagtaaattatatttttaatgaaatattGTTCTGTAGTTTTAGTTAATTAGACTTATAAGTTTATAATTGTGTAGTTATGATAAATTTCAATAGTTTAATAATGTACTGTTAGATGATGACTCTTTATACACTTGAGTctaattaaataattaaaagaaaagaaaacaaattaaaacttttcaaaagccttatttttctccaatttttcaGCATGGTATTTCATATTTGATGATGTATCTATAGCAACTTTCAATAAGTTCAAGTTCAAACTTGCTGTAAATTCCTGTGCACGGTGTGTGTTTAACCTGAATAGATTGTCCCATGTTTCTCAGTTGCACCATGTCCTCATAGGATGCCCATTAGTTAATTTTAAGTAAGCTTCGTTGTCGCTTAATTTTACATAGaatctcgaaaacgaaaaaaaccagAGTATTTGTATAGTAAATTATAAACCACACAAAAAATCGGgccataaaatatattttatcaagGCATCGTGCGTCTAAGTATgagaattcatttttcgtgcGAGGTGTAACTCATTGAAATTCTTTACTCACAAGTCTATCTAATGTAGATTCGTTGACAGCATTTAAGAAAGGTTATATAGAGCATTTTAATTAGGAGCTAATAGTAGTTGTTCAAatagtttgattttttgttttgttctgtgCAGCGCTTATTCCACTTCAATTTTACAATTGAACATTAGAAGTCAGAAGTCTTAAGTtacaaaatatgaatgttttataaataaataaatgaaaaaatcctgagatatcgatactgccagttgaaaaaacaggtttcgagaaaaacgcgtttgagaattcgtacagcaatactataacCCCTGAGGTGAcatcatacttttggctgtaacttttcaacaaaatcaaatatcgaaaaatccttttaggacatcATTTCTGAGGACATATTATTCTCAAAAatgcaaataacaaaaaaaaatcgattttttcgaccttccagaccgggaTCCCCCCTTAACACTCCTCGCGctcgcgcgaaaaatcgtaaggcaaggcgcaaattgagacacatatagcgcgagtaacttggcgcgatatagcgcctgtttttgtggctaatgaaaacagatagaacggcgcaaattggccagatgacgcgagatggtggagcgcttgtgagacacgactcgcgcgacgctgtgactgaaccacagtttctcgtgctggtcatgccggttgtggtagttgtgttggtgaacaatcatctagcgccgtgggtttgacactgtattgctgtactggtcgggtgattgtgttagtaaataaatatatcgcgcaactctgtgttaatcagtcattgtatgcgagtggcatgttatttacaccaaactgcgactcaatatgtgCTCCACCACGTTACGTTTGTgacacgtatgagtcgtgttggtagtctcgcgttcgcttacgagcgctatacgcttctcaatttgcgcctaacCTAACACgtgtactcacagactgtgcgcgttctgtaatattgctatagtgtattttttggcgttattggtatttattcaaagaaaaaaatataattgaatgaaaaaattccagaaaatattttttctttaacttcatccAGTTTTAAAAGTCATTTACTTCTGCCACCTCATTCAGGTTAACAGACAATTATTACGAGATTTTTctttgttgtggcagatctcattgcataTCCAGATTGACGCGGTTATACCTTATGGcgagtttacattagggagatctatagctatagatggatttattcacccaaaaatagatgtaaacgggtgagaatatatctgatacacttcttcgaggaatatatgtatagaatgtatagaataaattcaccgaaaatatgaatatattaattatataagttcgcgctagtgtgaacggttgatgcgatttctataaatctcatcatatttcttcgcacgaatatatcactagtctaaacccacccttaggttAAATGAAGGGCTTGAAGTATCAGCTGGAATTAGGCTTgagtttgctcagctgtctggtgtCGAAAAAGATTagcagaccgttgtcgggtatccagtgaagcaggATTTTCTTTGTAAATTCTGGActggtactgacataggtattaggttcaattCCTTACCGGTCAAGAGTCTTCCCGAGTtagaaattctcttgacatgcctttgaAGAGTTACGgggcctgaagtgtcggctagaattCGGCTTggggttgctcagctgtctTGATTCGAAAGCCATCGCATCAGCAGATCGTTAtcgggaatctagtaaagcggcAAATTCCTTGTAAATCCATGGCTAATGCTGACAAgggcattgggttcaattcccgatcggtcaagtgtcttcgcgggttggaaattctcttgacatgtcATGGAATATTTAGCGTTCAGATAATGCCTATACTTGTTCTTTTGTTCTAATCTATGCCAGTGGTACAACCGGACCGTTTTTCTGGTTTAACTTGATTTTATGTTACAAAGAAGTGCGGTTGTGGGTGCGGGTCCGCTCCACCCCCACTCGACACCACTGCATGAGTTCTAATGTGCACTATGAGCAATGTGCGATCTATAAACGctttcggacaatgtggacaatAGAACGGGCGTTCATCTGCAAAGAAGTGACATTGTACTATGTTTATTGTAGTAAAACATTCTTTTCCTACCCGTATGAGTTACAATATGCTGTTTGAGCGCTGCAGCTTGTACAAACGTCTTCGGACATTGTGGGCAAAAAAAGGAATGTTCAGCTGCGAAAAGTCCCAGTTGAATAGTTACTTTTCAAATAGTACTAAAACATTTTTACAAACACGTATGTGTTCGAATGTGTACCCGGAGCCCTGAAAGATGCTTAAACGCTTTCGGACAATGTGAACAAGAAAACGGACGTTCATCTACAAAAAATGAACCTGCTGAAGAGTTacttgtaataatttttttttaccaacccGAATGAATTCGAAAGTGCTGTCGGAGTACTTTTCGATTCCCAAACGTTCTCGAACAATGTTGACAAGAAAAGGGACGTTCACCTGTAAAAGAAAAACTCTGCTGAatgattctttgttttaaataatttttaccAACCTGTATGCGTTTGAATATGCTCTTGAAGCGTCGAAGGATGCTTAAACGCTTTCGGACAATGTGAacaagaatagggacgttcacctgcaaaggAATGAGCCTGctatagggaatagggaattaTTGAATAGAAAACTTTTTCACTAACCCGTGTGAGTAAAAACGTGTATTTTAAGGTTGTGTTTTGAGCCAAATGTTTTTTCACACTTTTCACATTTAAACGGTTTCTCTTTTGAAGGATTTCCCGAATCCGGATGAGTTTGAATGtgcttttgtagttttttacaATTCCTAAATGCTTCCGCACAATGTGGACAAGAAAATGGTCGTTCATCTACAAAGGAATGATTTTATCAAAAGTACATTATAGTGAAACATTCTTTAtcaacccgtatgagttcgaatgtgaCGTTGTAGTGATGAACGAACCCCAAACGCTTTCGGGCAATGCGGACAAGAATGGGGACGTTCTCCTGAAATGAAAGGATTTTACTGTAGAGTACATTATAGTAAAATATTCTTTACAAACCCGTATGAGTTAGAATGTGCAGTTTGAGCGTTGTAGTTCGCTTGAACGTcttcggacaatgtggacaagaataGGGACATTCACCTGCAAAAGAAAGACTCTGCCGAATAGTTCATTgaagtaaaacattttttccaacccgtatgagttcgaatgtgctCTTTGTGCTTTGAAGGAGTCCTAAACGCTTTCAGACAATGTGAACAAGAATAGGGATGTTCACCTGCAAAGGAATGAAGCTGCTGAATTGTTTATTGAGTATAATTTTGTTTACCAACCCTTATGAGTTTGTACGTGCTTTTTTAGTCCGTTTTTAGAACTAAATGTTTTTACACACCTTTTACATTTAAAAGGTTTTCCTTCTAAAATAGATTATCAGGCTATGTTTGcagaaaattacaccacataCTCACCCATGTGTAACCGTAAGTGATCTTTCATCAAATTTTCGTCCACCAACTCTTTCTTACATTTATGATGTTCTGAAGGTGAGTATTCTAGTTCACCTGTTTTTTGTGTATTTGTTCTCGCGTCTTCGTCTATTTCACTGAAGAAGAATATTCCTCCATCTTCACCCTCGATACGCATTTTGTCTTCCGGTTCAATCGGCCCAAAGACTACTTTTGAATCTCCTTCATAAAATTCGCCATTTTCCGACAGTTCGTGGTCATCAATCATGAGCTCTGGTTCCATCTTGATGTGATCTGTAGGTTTGGCATTGGACAAAGTTTGGAAGCAGCTCTCGGGAATCTTGTAGACGGTCATTAATTCTTGGCGGCATTTGTCGCATGTAGGATAACTACTCAATTGGGAAGTGGAACTATTAAGTTTCTGCAGCACAGTTTTTAGTTTCGGCTCTTGGTGAGAGGGTATCAGCACGTGATGGAATTCCTTATTGCATATATCGGAGCAAAAACTACATTTATCCATGTTGATATGGATTCTGCTCGAACATCAttgtcatttaaaaaaaacaatattgaacAACATATTAAATCATTAGAATATGCTTACGGCTTGCAAATGTTTCATCAATTAAAAAGAAATTGTAAGTTGAGATTTATCAAAGCATGTCTTATTGTTAAACCAATTGTGATACTTTAATGTTCACTTACGGAGTATAGCAATCTTATATATCGTAATGCATCCagttccgaacacttaagcgcTTACGGTGATGATTTCGACTAgtaaaaatattgacaaaacatagcatgaaaaataacCGTTCCAATAGAATTAGAAGGcattcaaaatttgtaaatttctccATTGTACCGTGACTTGAATTCCAGACACATTTTGTTGGCAGCATTCctttgagagaaattagttATTAATTCTTGTAGAGCTTATTATTCCATTGTTATTCTATTATAATCttaaaacaaacattcaaaaagaacagaagttatgaaatttattttactATTTATGTATAATGGATAATGTCCATGTCTATCGTCTTTGATCACAACTAGCCACTTGTCCAAGTTATTAGCAACACTCATGGAAAGTTTCAACTATCTTTCCATAAAGTAATTGACTGAGATGAGTTTTGAGGGTATTCAACTTTCTAAGATTTTCGATGACGTTTCCAAATGTTTCCACTCCAGAATAATTCTTTCTTCTTCGTTGGAAAGAATGCTAGTAAATCTTTTTATGTGAATGCGTAGCGTTCCTTAATCTGATCTTCCAGTGTACTCTTtagtataccgaagagttttatGGTCtcccggatcgaaaatctttgaTCTATACTTTCTAGGGATAAGAACATactcttatgcaactccttcaataagGAATTTCATTGTTAACATTTGATCCGATCGGATTTCAAATCATCTCCTGTGTTTTtcattccggacatgggtttgtgaaacacaaatattcgttttgacatttttttgtcaACAGCTAGATGCTATGCCTGACACTTACACTACATtgatacaatagtaactatcagtcacattaattcaacatacaAAAGATGTTATGGTTTTGGTGTGATATTGAgtataatgaaaaagtgtccggattgaaAAGCATTACGGTACATCAACAAGAATCAAGTACAAAGTGCGAATAAGCCACTTCGATGGGGCGTCTGTCTAAACATTTCCTTAATAAACTTACAGGTTGTTGCTGACTAACGCCATCTCACTCCTCCAGTCAATTCAACTCAAAGTCTAGAACTGTccaatttcaacataaaaatGCTAAAAATTTCTCACAATTCCAGGAGCAATCAATGTATCTATTTGTGTATAACACGAATCTTTTGAGTTTTGTTCAATTGACAGTtcagcaaaaaaataaataaacaaatcagGGGTGTCAagattttctcaaatttcttcCAACTGAATCTCACGTAACTTTTGAAatggtccaatgtaacatttacgtCGACTCGCGAAAAAAGAATCCTGAAGACCTGAACATTGTTCCTCGAGTTGTTCAGAAAGGAATCGATTTATATCACTAcctttaccactagcagtcaataataactttgaaaaacaggaagtgggttatatctatggtataaccgcaagggtgacgtaggactatcgttgatttagagatcatttgtttgaagttgaatctgaattcattctgaatgaatgaatattggggggacttcgaaaacgagagcgttacgttggaggcacaagcttttatgcatccaatattggatacggaaatatcctactgatggggaagaataatcttcagaagctatcctgttaattgcgattgattgaaaaatcacacaaccaaatgtatttggtcacagtgttacatggatagaaaacattaaaataaactcttccacatgaatgtattttaaaattcccagaggaactggaagattattttccggatctttctcgatgctgaatggcatccaaacggaaagaattccgtgcgtgtatgtgtgtgtgtgtagcggctgcttcgatggtcaccttctcttctcctgaaggatcggcttctctgtgcttcctcacagtttcaaacaaactgcttgcgtttcagggcagatctcgatccttcgccgtccagcaccctcagcaacgatgttgtcttgtcgatgtcttcacgaaaaatgaatgcatctcaccaccagaatatcgcttaagtatgctttttgtgcgtgattgaatcgagagaaggcgtggtttacgatggcaatttggaaggcaaactagaggggaatgaactctctgagctcggaactttcggcgactgagtaatattcgattgcgggcgcatacaatattggatacggaaatatcctactgatggggaagaataatcttcagaagctattctgttaattgcgattgattgaaaaatcacaaaaccaaatgtatttggtcacagtgttgcaTGGATAGAAATCGTTAAaacaaactctttcacatgtaaTTTtacattcccagaggaactggcagattattttcagtaacgattagatatttccacattttcctcgatactggaagcccaccagtggttaatgctaactcgataaccatctgttaatagcacttgattgaaacatatttggtcacagtgttacatggatagaaaacattcaaatatactctttcacatgaatatatttttaaattcccagaggaactggcagattattttccggatctttctcgatgctgaatggcatccaaacggaaagaattccatgcgtgtatgtgtgtgtgtgtgtgtgtgtgtgtgtgtgtgtagcggctgcttcgagatcttcccggggaaccgtttgtggcatcactctcctcctgatggattcccttctggcctaaggtgcacaaacaggctcttggtgacaccgttcatccgcgctttcatgataaacgaagagcttcaccacaacagcgacaacatgctccaatcgctgttcaattagaactgagtggatttccgagcggcgctcgctcatataccgattggtgatttcaatagcctgttttgaaagcaattttaagactattgaaacaagtttttggatcagaaagtaacaagtatagaacgcgttgacattttatctttcgaatgaagtgtttatcataccatttcgttcagttgtttaggagctattaaagctgaaaatctcggtctccggcgtaacgctttcgttttcgaaactttgattttacaccccggtattgaaatgaaagacgtagtcctacgtcaaaactgtttTTCCGTGATTTTGGTTTAACAATGAAGCCTCGGTTGGAACATTGTTGCATTGGACTTTTTGTCTGACCGCGTTTGTATCAGTGCGTTGCAAAAGTTTCTACCCATCTGCGTGTGATAACAGTATCAAACGTGCTGATTTAGATGATACTCTTTTAGGAAATTCAAAGTGTTTCTTTCTTCCCGTGTGTCGTTTTACAAACGACATCTAGACCACCGCTTACCACTTTCAAAGGTCCGCAGTTCACATACATTCCGTTAGAATATGTCCCAttgttatacttatgacagacatataACTGTATTTTACGTACGCGGTGTCGGGGTGGCCGTGTacataataccagggacagacatacagctgtacttgcgtcgtacgtgtacagcgttgtacaggtaccatcgtaccatgacagacatactttggttgtacattgtaccgtatgtcaaactgacaatcagatatttttccaatttccaccacatatttcaatgaaaaaggtttttatttagtgtctaaactatcaaacacaacaaaaaagtttccaatctgagttattaacttaaaagaaagtcaatgaaaagaacgtttatcaagtgatttgattctgcttgttcatgctacccaccactaaccgtctatggcgctgcgcacagtacaactgtagccatgtacagcggtaaaacaggtcggtacaggtacagcgattgtaccgagttgcttgcatggtgctagcgctgtacatggtgacagacatacaattttcgaagtacaacgcaagtacagctgtatgtctgtcataagtataacgtacaaatgaaacacgcacGAACgtaaatacaaacaaataaaaactatattatTGAACGGACTAAAAACATATTGAACATGAAACGATGACAAAATAcaatttattgttttgtttatgttgttGCGCGCATCTACGGGTGACAGCTTAATTGCCACCAGTGATCTCAGCGGTGTTTCAGTTGGCACACTGGCCCAAAAAATTGGTATATAtaaagaattttttggtaaatattaccaatgattagtataTTTTTGCATTACGAATTACTCGTACATATTACACAATAataatggtaaacaaatgtcaaaccgGTAAataatggtaaacaaatgtcaaaccgGCCAGTATGACCCACTATAAGCGGTTGGTTCAAcattggtttaacatatacCCCAAATATGTATGTAATTTGTTCAAC from Toxorhynchites rutilus septentrionalis strain SRP chromosome 3, ASM2978413v1, whole genome shotgun sequence encodes:
- the LOC129779733 gene encoding zinc finger protein 501-like isoform X1 — encoded protein: MALVSNNLIHINMDKCSFCSDICNKEFHHVLIPSHQEPKLKTVLQKLNSSTSQLSSYPTCDKCRQELMTVYKIPESCFQTLSNAKPTDHIKMEPELMIDDHELSENGEFYEGDSKVVFGPIEPEDKMRIEGEDGGIFFFSEIDEDARTNTQKTGELEYSPSEHHKCKKELVDENLMKDHLRLHMEGKPFKCKRCVKTFSSKNGLKKHVQTHKGEHPYSCSHCLKAFRTPSKHKEHIRTHTGECPYSCPHCPKTFKRTTTLKLHILTHTGERPHSCPHCPKAFGVRSSLQRHIRTHTDERPFSCPHCAEAFRNCKKLQKHIQTHPDSGNPSKEKPFKCEKCEKTFGSKHNLKIHVFTHTGERPYSCSHCPKAFKHPSTLQEHIQTHTGERPFSCQHCSRTFGNRKVLRQHFRIHSDERPFSCSHCPKAFKHLSGLRVHIRTHTCL
- the LOC129779733 gene encoding zinc finger protein 501-like isoform X2, giving the protein MDKCSFCSDICNKEFHHVLIPSHQEPKLKTVLQKLNSSTSQLSSYPTCDKCRQELMTVYKIPESCFQTLSNAKPTDHIKMEPELMIDDHELSENGEFYEGDSKVVFGPIEPEDKMRIEGEDGGIFFFSEIDEDARTNTQKTGELEYSPSEHHKCKKELVDENLMKDHLRLHMEGKPFKCKRCVKTFSSKNGLKKHVQTHKGEHPYSCSHCLKAFRTPSKHKEHIRTHTGECPYSCPHCPKTFKRTTTLKLHILTHTGERPHSCPHCPKAFGVRSSLQRHIRTHTDERPFSCPHCAEAFRNCKKLQKHIQTHPDSGNPSKEKPFKCEKCEKTFGSKHNLKIHVFTHTGERPYSCSHCPKAFKHPSTLQEHIQTHTGERPFSCQHCSRTFGNRKVLRQHFRIHSDERPFSCSHCPKAFKHLSGLRVHIRTHTCL